Sequence from the Mytilus galloprovincialis chromosome 10, xbMytGall1.hap1.1, whole genome shotgun sequence genome:
ttttacagacaagatttattttttcatattaattgTACCTTACGTGTGTTCCTGTACTACCTGAGTATGACTCTTCAAGTGCACGCAACTATGCTTAACCTCGCCACGTTTCACATATATCTGTCCTGATCAATGCGCCTGTCATTTAGTGGGTGTTTTTGGTTGCATAATGTATCTTTACTTTTGGTTAATTATTTTAGCGTTATCCAGACCCATTTTTTTCGAGCTTGAAATATTTTACATCTCATAATTTTTATGCCATTTATAGCATTCTATTGGAAATGGATTTCgtcggctttgctcattgtttaaggccgtggTGTGAGGAATAGTACCCCTGTTTCGTCTGATCTCTGATGAATAGTAAGCattcataccacatatccttatcTATATATCAATGAGTCGCTATACAAGAGATGATAATCtaaaacatattacatgtatgtacaaaacaGATGAAACATAACACATTGAATGTAATTTCATTTTCAGACAGATGATATTAgcaaaaaaaccaacacaaaatAGCAAAAATACGTGACCATATCTAaattacaataaaacatgttggCTGACTTTCCAGACCTATCTTAATATATTTACATTAGTAATAcgaaataacaatttttaatcacaaaatacacatttattattgataaaatattatgtttatgCACCTcgatatatatcaaaatatctaaATGATAATATGTTATTTGTTTAAAGGATGTTGCTTCAATACAAGATAGTTGGATTGCTGATAGTTCCTGCTGCATTGGCCGCAGTTATTCCACAAAAAACAGCGGAAGAGTTACAGCAGCCAGGCCATCATTCTTTTAATGGATTACAAAAGTACACAGTTAATCCTACTAGTCTACTATCTCCGTACAAGAAACATTCTAACGCATACAAAATCATGTTCTATCCTTTAAATGATTATCATTCTGAATTCGGTGACTTTATCAAATACGATAATCATAGTAGAACTATAACCATTCTGAAAGATGGCTATGcgagatttaacattgttgttgGTCTGAATACAAGACGTTTGCGGAATAGATCAATCAATTTCATGTTAAAACTGGTTGTTGGCGGCAAGGACAAATCAGTTAATGCTATGTATGTTGCACACAATCTAATTATACCATTAAGAATCGATACAACTATAGCAGTAAAGAGTGGCCAGGAAGTCGAAGTGGTAACAAATAATAACGCTATAGATCGAAGGCCCTTTTATACATCAATGGAAGTCACGTGCTTATAAAAAATCCAAGCCAGGATGATGAAACACGCCACTGTGTTATTAAATGCAAAGATAGAATTCTTGCAAGAGTATTCAAGCACCAGTGAATGCCATCAAACAGAAATTCCATATATTGgttgtaattttatttgcaatTCCATTCTCACATCCTTCGCATCGTTTCATATAGAAGAGGCAAAGAGCAATGTGAAAGTGTCTTGGATGTGGAGGAAAATATGCATAGAACCAATCGAAAGCGGAAGAACAAGCGCTAGTATATACGATGTAAGAAGGCACTATTACAGGCGCAATGTGTGCGCAACTATGGTATTACATACCAATTAAATGAAAGAAGAAAGTAATTGGACGATACAGTTacaatatttcgtataccttgaAGACTGTGTGTGTGTTTACAATGGAACAGATTTCAGAAATCCATTCATTTCTTCATATCAGAATCTCAGCATTAAATGAATTTGACAACAATTAGATACAtataacatattttgaaagtttattaATTAGCATATACATTTTAAGTAAATGTCAAAGTATGTATTAGTTTGAGAACAGAGTAATCGACGCCATAAAGATAGAGAATCtgatattcagtagttgtcgtttgttgatgtggttcataagtgttttttattTCCTAAGTTTCCTAGTTTGTTGGTGATTTGGTCATGGTTTTCTATGCTGGTGGATTTAATGATTGCAAATTAAGTGCCAAACGCTTTAGATTTTCTCTTGCCACTTCTGTTTTAGAAAAGTCGTTTTTGCTTCGCAACTGTTACATGTCTGTAtgggatatttggtatatgatatagAACAGTCATTGTACATTTGTACCTTATCATTTGAAATTCTCTGTGCTAAACTGAACATGGGTCAATATGTGAATTATCTCTCCATATACATGTTTCATGTTAGAGTTTGTGCTAACGTTCACCAAAACCATAGATTCAGTGTGAAGCAACCTATGATATGAACTGTAGAGACATTTTGCGGATTACAATCAGCACACTGTCTTCTTTATTTCATGCAAAAGTATTAAGAAACCACGTACTTGTTCACAAGGTATCCATCAGCAGGAATAAATGGCACTTTACtcggacacattattctgacaatTCTTTGCTCTTACTCAGGCTTAATTAATGTCGCATGTTTAGCTGTGAAGCAGCAAATCCAAATCAAAAGTCTTTGGTTTTACCTTTCAAGTGTTCTAACCCACGACCCCTCGCACTTAGGTGGACACAGTACCACGAGACTACCGAAGCTGTTAAAAATGTTTACTATAGATACTTTGAACAGGACCGAAGAAAGCTTTAACTggtttgtgacgtcatgaaaaaaatatttcagaactCATTCGGattgatatcatttattttgtgaattaacATATTGTTGTGTATATGATCAATACGTGAcgcttaaataaaaataaatgacatcaatttattttatcaaagtgTCTCGTATTGATCTTACACAACAGTAAAATATTTACACAAGTACAATCAcataaggtaaaaaaaacaacacccaGCCTATAAAAACTTGTGAGACactgttatatacatgtaaaccTTGTGGTACCACCtccttatataaatatacaatgtttatgaatttggtatgatatatatgtttgtatgttttgtattGTCTTAGTATCAATTctgtaattttggatttcaaactaataaaaattacttacttacttacttacttactgtaAACCAGCTCCATcacacaatgtaaaaaaattgaaaacaaaataagaaaatgatAAGAAATCTCATATATTTAACTATATTAAACACAAACTTAATGAAATGTTGCCCATCTTTTCCAATATAATATCTAATAAAGAGTGTCTTAACTACTGCGAAAGTCCTAGGCTATAAGTGTCGTATAGAGGGGACAAGTTTTACATCAAAATTAAAAGACTCGGAGGCTGACACAGAATTAAGAAAGTATTATACTCATTAGATAATaccttttattatttaaaaaaaaaaaagcaatctcTTAGTACCTGACGACTTGGGAGTACAACTTTTCGCTACATTTATACTTTCCACTTTAAACATAAGGATTCGGAAACCATTTTATGCTGGGGAAAAATCATTTTCAGTTCTGTCGAAATGTGTTAAAAATTTGTTCTTTGACACCAAATTGTATGCTATATGGAGAACCTAGTCGGATCCCAACAGatattataatcaaatataaaattatgtgtttttggaaCAAAAACAAGGCAGTATCATGCTTCAGaatatatttaactttaaaaaaatatattgcacgTTGTTTAAGTGAATTGACTACCCTTAATCAGCTGTAGACAGTTCTGGACTAAGCTAACTATGTTTGGAAATCCATTGAAAAAAGTCGTGAAACAAAATCTTTAAAGATGAATACATTCGAAATGGGATGGGCAAACTTGCACCAAGCGAGACGAAAAATGCACAATCTACTATAAGAGGACTCgattcatcattttgtaaatctCTTATATGACAGCTGAGGCTTTCCATACGTATTGATTATAAATATCTGTGGAAAACCCCATGTGTATTTTTAAGagcaatttaatatttatagaTGTCTGCTGCATGATAATGGAAAACGGAAACACCAATTGGAAAATCCAAGGTAAGTGTGTCCAAGATTGCAGATTGCAGATCGAAGCTAAAATTAGCATGAAAGTGATGCACTTATATTAGACAAGTATATGGACCGACATTTACTCCCTGTACATGCTGTAGCTGATATAAGATAATTTCGTTTTTACTTacatcacggtgggtatggttgtcctgcgagagaacgtactgtgctggtgatttggtcctgacgggtgctggtgggtcctgattctgtgctggtgggtttgtttacattgtatcagaacggcaataaaacgactgttttgttgcttaatttttctctgatgtgtcataagtaccatgcaaagtatattacaacaatattatattgcaaaagtcgtgcaagttcgttaaacggaattgtcctgacgctgtgctggtgataagaaaaacggtcctggttctgtgctcctatgtcctggttctgtgcttttatattctagttaaaagtggcatatattcaagatcattgatgctgtactgttattgacttattagctgttgtctgctttcttgaaattgacattgttgtgaatgtgtttactgttattatgagagaaaaaatacccctatttttaattttttttttaaactaactgtaatcttatttattggcctgttaatggaacccttcttgcccccttttaagataagaaaatatgtttacgattttcgggattacgatcattttgcaagatcaccaaaatacgttgtgatttatacaatacttatataaagtagatgatgtggtatgtttgttgtcaatggacaaatttccataagaaaccaaaggaagtatgtgttaacaaccatacgtcatcgtacgaccttcaacaataacccataaaataaaaatgtaaaaggttttgcataaaaatggagagcaaaaataaagaacaaaggactttctgagcgtttgaatcatgtctttagcaacttaaaacacatttgtttgtgaacaattgagtgctgactataagaatgacaatagtattgcgagtttgtttgtttggtgtggtttggggggggggggatgggggtatgttagagcgaggttacagtgaaagcttggaatagtttcccgtaagatttaaaagttgtattgtaaaagaaaaatgtatcttatagctattaagaatcacctgctgtaagatttttccaacaattttttttttgtctaaacgGTTATCAGGTtggttttttttcgaaagttcgatagaacactaaaaaaaatcactattttatgaaagggcaggctgaatatgtcagagaattaagacgagataacctagagaaaactaataaaatatagatttcttagcttttttatttcaaaataaatatttttgataaagaattacgggggaggaagtgaacaatgtgtccttcttttctagatataaatatttttcatgaataaaaataaaatgtgccttgattataattgaaaatgagtaaatggaaaaaatacccaactaaaatacacttttattttaatattggtaatatcactaagcttttaagttttgtgtgtcaaacacaccatctctgtagtaatgactccttactaagatatttcacttcattcatttttttttctgcatttttttatttgtgaattcatagaattattatattaaaatgtagccttaatttatatttaaaaaaaactgaatctaaagccagatatatcaaacatttttgtttccatctatccgttttcaggactttaacaatcaacaataacacgcctggaaagtaaaatgcgtactcggctgtctgtaatcgaccatttttagacaccccaGGCTCCTaaaaaaacaagccggggtgggggtttaaagatgcaaattaagtacttatatcaatattttatcttttcgtgtacggtttatgacccctcctgtggcctgtcaattccgaaatgtgcaaactgcaatagtatcaaaacagcacaagcaatgaataatagagatataattttgtacatatatcaaggggaaacttcttgcaaagcattattatttatagttcattattgtattttgcagaaaaagagaatttagtgaaaataaaatcactatttttgtagaaaattcacagacctttgtacagagatttttgttatgtttagcatgggataaACACAATGGTtcattaccgagtaaaaaaaatcaaaatgtctatctaccttgcacatttcagaaaattcagatcagataacgaaactggttccagcaacatttataagcaatttaagattgtgaccctcacagtttacattcaccacaaatattctcgttacaacgaatcattttaaatacaaaaaatacgtGTTGcatgcagccttttgtttatctattaatatatgtatacggataaagttatgaaaggcagcagggtcatcagggtgaggagtccatgtcatctgaaataaatgctaatagatataggaagatgtggtgtgagtgccaatgagacaactctccatacaaataacaatttaaaaagtaagcATAAATCTAGAAAGCGAcatataatcatgacattaaaaaaagtctcttcttttcgacttttttcgaacaaattgacacataaaatgaattatatagtattgtggaatttttaacttattttagatactatatattgttatctgatattggacgaaagatgttgcccttttatgttattatgtaatacaagttcagatcatttgaaaacacatattaaacagccaaatggatgcacaagagctaaaataggagtcatagatcctgttggcaacaattatcttgctaattttattgattttgtaacatttgtttcaaatatgaccaacttcttatccaaaatcaccagcaccgtatcaggacccaccagcacaatgacaggacccaccagcacagtatcaggacatgaataaattgagaaaatgctaaattttaataaattgcaatgttttttcacaaaattgttttgtcgtgtggattgcggtatagaaagcggactctatgagcatttttgttttattttttcagttcgagattttctgaaaatgagcatttttgtgttacgcttactgaaacagtttagagggtcatttttttaatggtttatatatgaacccataagaaacgaaattgaaaaatctccactgttttcttccattttttatgagtgaaaacgtcaaaaatcatcattttcgtctttgtttacattttttcattgatcaccagcacccgtcaggaccgaatcaccagcacagtacgttctctcgcaggacaaccatacccaccgtgtacatgaacatgtatacattttgtaacttaAATTATAAGGACTCAGAAAATAtagacatgttaaaaaaaatcgtttaaagGGTTAAATCTACCCAAAATATTAAAACAGTAGATTAAAGAATAcgaagaaaaatgaaaacaaacagcATAACTAAAACGAAAGTTACGAAATTGTTACGCTTGTATCAACGGAAAAACAAGAATATtctgttaaacatttaaaattcgCCGTATTATCCAGTATAGTCATGGCTATACCATTCTGTAATGAAATCATAGGAAGTCtatgaaaaatgacaaaactaaaCCTAGTCTATATCAACAAACGGAGTctgtaaaacaactgtcatattcctgactttgtacaagcatggtttgaagaagaaaaaggtggattaaatCTAGTTTaccatcaacatgatcaacctCAACTTGCATGACAGTTAACTTTAGTCCCATAAATAGTGTTAACAACccttacatcccagctcctttgttctaacaggggtgatctgatctgaaccggatcacccctaccagatcacccctgTAAATTGTAAATTCCActttaaaacttataattaattatacggataagactatctatcaaaattcacgtagaaaaaatccagtgtaacTATATGCTgtgattcgaactcaagacctttagcatatcaagccacgacacataccactacaccaggacgactggatacgaactaacagtaatttaacatacttaaaggaagcaagatctttttataagtggggcgagttggcagacctttattcagtggggtttaaacttttttcgttaataagtgagttgtcagactgattgttcaatttgattttacactttttcaaaagttggGCGAGTCTGTAAACAAGAGTTGGGCGATTTTaatataaagtggcgatatagtgtgggccgattggcaagtagGGCGAGTTAACATTGATTGATATCTACTCATCttgttcgggggtcataaagggtatacatcatatagtaatatataaagtatattataatggttgtgtggcgatcaaaactagattttatgaattgtaaatggttttccgtctaatctaaaacagctgggatgtaaaatagttatcccacacgGAATTGGTGTGTCagtgtgggataactattaaagacaGACATACTTATTTaatgttgattcattattatacGTTGGATATCAATGTTACTAGATTACATGCATGGAGGATTATCACGAATTTAATTGTTCAACACAATGTGACTATGCAAATTAGCTAAAGGCTTTTATTCAGTCTTTTTCCAACCACGAGGTCCATCTCGGCGCCCACTCCCTTTCCTCAGTTAAAACTAGTCTCCACGAACAGTTTATAGTGCTGAATGTAGTGGTTAACACCAACAAATTCACCAATCAGTCGTGGAGCATTAggcaaacatttatttttgtatggACACGTGTAACTTGGGTATCCATGTCTTCCTTCTTCGTATTGACTAcaaatcctcgactgaatccataaGTATTAAATTAAGATTCAATTAAGCTTATGGTACAAGCTCCTCATAGTATGTTGGCCTTTTGTGTAACTTATTTAGCAGAATATTGTCGAAGCAAATGTTCAGGTCAAAAGTTATAAGGTGGCCGGCCTGGTTATATATCTGgctttgaaatttaaataaataaaatatgggAAGGGTGAAATGTGGAAACAGGAGACAGAACAATTCGGTCTAGATACACATGTTCATAATCAACTTTCAAAATCAACTTTTCCTACATCAAATGGataaaaatgtcacattttaggaacaatacttttatatattcatagtatacttccggagcaccttagacCACAACTAATTTTGATGAGGTTCGTTTTtatcagtctttagttttatatgttgtgtttcgtGTCCTATTATTAGTCTgttaatctttttcttttttagccatggcgttgtcaccTATTTTTTCCTTGTGAACCCGAAATCTATACatattgtccaaaaaaaaaaattcgctcAAAAAGACATTATCGCAAAGACAAGAAATTATTTTCAGTATTGAAGCTCACACAAAAATGGTTGAAATAATGAATACATGTTTCAGAAAGGGTTCTGAAATAGATTTGTAGACTTGGGCCAATAAcaaactataacatgtataactcaGACTTCTTTTTTCTAATCAGTATTATtccttttattcattttatttttaatcagatAAACCATTTGTGGCTGCCCTTTATTCTGAAGATTTATGTCATACTACAGCCGTCAAGTCTCTGATGCAGTATAATTACCATAAAGTGGATATAATGGAAGCTGTTAGACGTTTTATCGACTTACATGGTACATATCATTTTGAAAACGACATTCCGTTTAAGATATATTTAACTTTCCGTTCTCTTATTCTGTCTTcagtatatattaatatatactgGTCAAAACAGAAAAGTTTTAGACTTTTagattttatcatttataatGAAGATACTAAGATATCAAGATTTTTTGGCAAATGGTATGCTCATTGTAAGCACAGAGGCAAAATCTCGAGCTTTGTGAAGTGAAATAACCTTCATATCCATCCAAATAAAATTCAGACGATTAGTATTATACCAGTCCACATTTTATTTACACTTGTTTACCTCTGGAGCTGTGAAATGACATTCTATGGGTGATATTCGAACGCATTTTCATCTTTCTTTTTGTACCTGTTTTTAACGAATATCATATAATTTAATATTCAGGTCACACGAACTTCAGAGCAGAAGATCTGTTGAAATTAATTATGGAGGGAAGTAAATGTCAGTATTCAGCGTCTTCGTCGATGTTGCACATAGAAACAGATTGTCCAGAAACAATAATACCTATTATTAAAGAGGAAGGTATTATGTTACTAAgaaattattacttttttgttgtgttcttgttgtttatttttttgtgtaaatttttctTTCCTCGACTGGTTAGGGAACATCTGAAGAAAAGTACAATATTTAACAAATGACGAATATATGTGCcttaagtcttagatgcatgattttttttagttgttagtggctttaaactagctgtcagaaaaCTGCGAGTgttctcagatctgttcctagtgtctttgtGTTGTTCGGAtgttgtttggatgtacaagtacccggccacgtccacttgaatttttgtcaatctgatgagttgagcctttttcaactgattattaTAGTTtgttccgctaacatgtttaaccccgccacattatgtatgtatgtgcctgtcccaagtcaagagcctgtaattcagtggttgtcgtttgtttatgtgttaatacatatttgtttttcgttcattttttttatataaataaggccgttagtattctcgtttgaattgttttacattgtcatttaggggccttttatagctgactatgcggtatgggctttgctcattgtggaaggccgtacggtgacctacagttgttaatgtctgtgtcattttggtctcttgtggacagttgtctcattggcaaccataccacatcttctttttttttaataattattcgaAATGAAGATATTAATGGATATGAATATAAGCTAAAGAAAGCATCACAAGTGTCGACCAAATGATATGCTATGATTTCTAatgagattttttgtttaaacaacACGTTCATATCGTGATATTATTCTCTATAAAACCGAGCTGGTAGTTCTGTTGCTTTGTAAGTATCTACCTATTTAAGACTAAAAAAAAAGCagttaaaaaactttttttaaggtGGAAAAGGGTTTTTAAAAGGTATCACTTAGTTTTGGATAAGTGATACCAGCTTTATTGTTGTTATCTTCTGGGATAAATATGATATAAATCATATATTACATTCTTTCAGATACAGAAAGTATTCTGGAAGAAAACAGACGGATCGAAGAAAGTAAACTTTGTAAAATATGTCTGGAAAATAAGGTGAACATTGTGTTTTTACCGTGTGGACATATTTGTGCTTGTTCGGACTGTTCACCAGCCATTCGGAAATGCGCCATCTGTCGTGAATTCATAAAAAATGTAATGAAAGTAGACGTTGTTTAAGCAGGAAGGTGTGTGATTTGCTTcttaaaaatgtgaaaatatcctttaattatttttttttcacttacaTCTTATATAAGACTATAACATAACTATTAATGTATATGTTTACTTTAAaggttttttgtaatgttttgcaTAGTTTATGATAAGGCTTTGAAATAATATGATAAATGGAAATGGAATATTTGAATTGCTGCTAATAATGCATGATTATGTTGTCGTCTGTGTGTACTGTGTATTTAGATGTTGAATAAAGTTTTTGAACctttatgtatgtatgtaacaGAAAGGCGGATCCATTGAGATAATCACtttcatatgtttgtttgtttttgttcaagtGTTGGTCCTGTACGAATTTTAAGCCATGTTTATGTTAAATGCATTGTTcgaggaaaaaataaaattgagaatggaaatggggaatatgtcaaacagacaacaaccctaccagaGAGCAGAACATAGCTAAAGTCCATGAATGGGTCTTCAGCGCAGCGAAAAAATCCTGCATCCGGAGGTGGTCTTCTGATGACCCCTAAATAAAATTACGTACTAGTTCGGTGACAAtgaacgtcacactaaactccaaaacatacaaatgaactaaaatcaaaaaAACTTATAAGACTAACAATGGCCAGAGACTCCAAACTTTACACAGGCGCAAAAATGCCTACACACCATATGAAAAAATCTGAATCAGCCGTGTAGAAAGTACATTTTTTAATACGAATCAGTccatttctttttactttttcgTTGGCCATATATTGGGCTTTAGACGTTTTCCGTATACAATGTCTCTCAATAGTTGATGGGTGATGTTACCTCCGGGTGGTGATATAACTTTTACATTACTGCAACCGTAATTCCTGTACTGGAACAAAAAGATACAAAACTAACGGTAAATGACATAGATTTGCGTAAACTAACAAACCAGTTAATAGTTGTAACGCATCATTAATTATAATCAGAGGTTTtacatatttcatgcatattgtTACATCAATTTTAGAGCCTTTTTCGTTATTTGTTTATAATCTACTTTCCTTCAATCTGTCTATGAAGCAGA
This genomic interval carries:
- the LOC143049440 gene encoding putative inhibitor of apoptosis, translated to MCIFKSNLIFIDVCCMIMENGNTNWKIQDKPFVAALYSEDLCHTTAVKSLMQYNYHKVDIMEAVRRFIDLHGHTNFRAEDLLKLIMEGSKCQYSASSSMLHIETDCPETIIPIIKEEDTESILEENRRIEESKLCKICLENKVNIVFLPCGHICACSDCSPAIRKCAICREFIKNVMKVDVV